The Saccharopolyspora gloriosae genome window below encodes:
- a CDS encoding FAD-dependent oxidoreductase: protein MTRPLRVAIVGAGPAGVYAADILTKSETPVDIDLLDRMPAPYGLIRYGVAPDHPRIKGIVNALRRIMEKPEIRFLGGVNYGEDIKLDQLQHHYDAVIFSTGADKDRALDIPGIDLAHSHGAADFVYWYDGYPEATRDWTLDAKEVAVIGAGNVALDVARVLAKQADDLLSTEIPDNVYQGLKNSQVTDVHLFARRGPAQAKFTPLELRELDHQPGVELIVHPEGFELDEASEEAIRSSNQVKTIVKTFQDWALRDPKNDTPRRLHFHFLRGPVEVLGTDRVEGLRTEVMELTGDGNVRGTGEFETTPAQAVYRAVGYLSSPVPDVPFDHGTGTVPNEGGRVLDLDGDHISGVYTTGWIKRGPVGLIGHTKGDALETINNLLSDLDSMPSAEEPDRDSVLRLLEDNGVRYTTWDGWNLLDAHEQALGEAQGRERIKVVERDEMIDISRKDG from the coding sequence ATGACCCGCCCACTGCGAGTGGCGATCGTCGGGGCCGGCCCCGCCGGCGTGTACGCCGCGGACATCCTGACGAAATCCGAGACCCCAGTGGACATCGACCTGCTCGACCGGATGCCCGCTCCGTACGGGCTCATCCGCTACGGGGTCGCACCCGACCACCCTCGGATCAAGGGCATCGTCAACGCGTTGCGGCGGATCATGGAGAAGCCGGAGATCCGGTTCCTCGGTGGCGTCAACTACGGCGAGGACATCAAGCTCGACCAGCTCCAGCACCACTACGACGCGGTGATCTTCTCTACCGGCGCCGACAAGGACCGGGCGCTGGACATCCCCGGCATCGACCTCGCACACAGCCACGGTGCCGCGGACTTCGTCTACTGGTACGACGGCTACCCCGAGGCGACCCGCGACTGGACGCTGGACGCCAAGGAAGTCGCCGTGATCGGCGCGGGCAACGTGGCGCTGGACGTGGCGCGGGTGCTGGCGAAGCAGGCCGACGACCTGCTGAGCACCGAGATCCCGGACAACGTCTACCAAGGCCTGAAGAACTCGCAGGTCACCGACGTGCACCTGTTCGCCCGCCGCGGTCCCGCGCAGGCCAAGTTCACGCCGCTGGAGCTGCGCGAGCTCGACCACCAGCCGGGCGTGGAGCTCATCGTGCACCCGGAGGGCTTCGAGCTCGACGAGGCCAGCGAAGAGGCCATCCGCAGCAGCAACCAGGTCAAGACCATCGTCAAGACCTTCCAGGACTGGGCGCTGCGGGACCCGAAGAACGACACCCCGCGGCGGCTGCACTTCCACTTCCTGCGCGGCCCCGTCGAGGTCCTCGGCACCGACCGCGTCGAAGGACTGCGCACCGAGGTCATGGAGCTCACCGGCGACGGCAACGTGCGCGGGACCGGCGAGTTCGAGACCACTCCCGCGCAGGCCGTGTACCGCGCCGTCGGCTACCTGAGCTCGCCCGTGCCGGACGTGCCGTTCGACCACGGCACCGGCACCGTCCCGAACGAGGGCGGCCGGGTGCTCGACCTCGACGGCGACCACATCAGCGGCGTCTACACGACGGGCTGGATCAAGCGCGGCCCCGTCGGCCTCATCGGCCACACCAAGGGCGACGCGCTGGAGACCATCAACAACCTGCTGTCCGACCTGGACTCGATGCCCTCGGCCGAGGAGCCCGACCGCGACAGCGTGCTGCGGCTGCTGGAGGACAACGGCGTCCGCTACACGACCTGGGACGGCTGGAACCTGCTCGACGCGCACGAGCAGGCCCTCGGCGAGGCCCAGGGTCGCGAGCGCATCAAGGTCGTCGAGCGCGACGAGATGATCGACATCTCCCGCAAGGACGGCTGA
- a CDS encoding putative RNA methyltransferase, translated as MLDEVARLLACPHCGGGLEPADRTLRCPANHAFDLAKQGYVSLLGGRGAPGPGDTAEMVAARADFLTAGHYAPIADALAEHTADVHTGGPLLDLGAGTGHYLAHVLDRVPDEVGVALDVSKYASRRAAKAHPRASAVLADAWQALPVRDAAIGSVLNAFAPRNPAETHRVLRPGGHLLVVTPNSGHLAELVSALDLLSVDERKPQRLADQLAGHFEPLAATTREFPLHLGPSELAPLVGMGPNAWHTADTLPVRIAELSNPFPVTASITLSTYRRR; from the coding sequence GTGTTGGACGAAGTCGCGCGGCTGCTGGCGTGCCCGCACTGCGGTGGTGGGCTGGAACCGGCCGATCGCACCTTGCGCTGTCCCGCGAACCACGCGTTCGACCTGGCGAAGCAGGGCTACGTGAGCCTGCTGGGCGGACGCGGCGCCCCCGGGCCGGGCGACACCGCCGAGATGGTCGCCGCCCGCGCGGACTTCCTGACCGCCGGGCACTACGCCCCGATCGCCGACGCGCTCGCCGAGCACACCGCCGACGTGCACACCGGCGGTCCGCTGCTGGACCTCGGCGCGGGCACCGGGCACTACCTGGCGCACGTGCTGGACCGGGTGCCGGACGAGGTGGGCGTGGCACTCGACGTCTCCAAGTACGCCTCCCGCCGCGCGGCGAAGGCGCACCCGCGCGCGTCGGCGGTGCTCGCCGACGCCTGGCAGGCGTTGCCGGTGCGGGATGCGGCGATCGGCTCGGTGCTCAACGCGTTCGCCCCGCGCAATCCCGCCGAGACGCACCGCGTGCTGCGACCGGGCGGGCACCTGCTGGTGGTCACCCCGAACTCGGGGCACCTGGCCGAACTCGTCTCGGCGCTGGACTTGCTCAGCGTGGACGAGCGCAAACCCCAGCGCCTCGCCGACCAGCTCGCCGGTCACTTCGAACCGCTCGCCGCCACCACCCGCGAGTTCCCGCTGCACCTGGGCCCGTCCGAGCTCGCCCCCCTCGTCGGCATGGGCCCCAACGCCTGGCACACCGCCGACACCCTCCCGGTCCGCATCGCCGAGCTCTCGAACCCGTTCCCGGTCACCGCCTCGATCACCCTCTCGACGTACCGCCGCCGCTGA
- a CDS encoding lipase maturation factor family protein, protein MVGSWYWAPEYRQARAVCAHLVAAVYLLGFVNALRQFRPLAGEHGLTPAPRFLRAVGFRRSPSLFHLHYSDRALGAVAWAGVLLSSAALLGVVSALPLWAWTLVWLAMWVLYLSIVNIGQIWYGFGWESLLLEAGFLVVFLGPAHTTPPAPVLWLLCWLLFRVEFGAGLIKLRGDSCWRDLTALHHHHETQPMPGPLSRFFHRLPGPLHKAEVLANHGTQLVVPFALFAPQPIANVAAVLIVLTQCWLLLSGNFAWLNLITIALAFAAMDDRLLRFPVPETRDSPLWHQILVLVVAAGMLALAHDPVRNMIGRNQVMNRSFNALHLGNTYGAFGTVTRTRYEVVIEGTSDHSGESGWREYEFPGKPGDPNRRPPQVAPYHHRLGWLLWFVAISPNYGRSWLPTLLRGLLHGDHQIRRLLRHAPFPAEPPALVRVRLYRYHFANRQEHLRGAWWVRESAGELIPAMSTADLPG, encoded by the coding sequence TTGGTGGGCTCCTGGTACTGGGCGCCGGAGTACCGGCAGGCGCGCGCGGTCTGCGCGCACCTGGTCGCCGCCGTGTACCTGCTCGGCTTCGTCAACGCCCTGCGCCAGTTCCGCCCGCTGGCCGGGGAGCACGGGCTCACCCCCGCGCCCCGGTTCCTGCGGGCGGTGGGTTTCCGCCGCAGCCCGAGCCTGTTCCACCTGCACTACTCGGACCGCGCGCTCGGCGCGGTGGCGTGGGCCGGCGTGCTGCTGAGCTCCGCCGCGCTGCTCGGCGTGGTGAGCGCGTTGCCGCTGTGGGCGTGGACGCTGGTGTGGCTGGCGATGTGGGTGCTGTACCTGTCGATCGTCAACATCGGGCAGATCTGGTACGGCTTCGGTTGGGAGTCGCTGCTGCTGGAGGCCGGTTTCCTGGTGGTGTTCCTGGGCCCCGCGCACACCACTCCCCCGGCGCCGGTGCTGTGGTTGCTGTGCTGGCTGCTGTTCCGCGTGGAGTTCGGCGCCGGGCTGATCAAGCTGCGCGGCGACTCCTGCTGGCGTGATCTGACGGCGCTGCACCACCACCACGAGACGCAACCGATGCCGGGGCCGCTCAGCCGCTTCTTCCACCGGCTGCCGGGTCCGCTGCACAAGGCCGAAGTGCTCGCGAACCACGGCACGCAGCTGGTGGTGCCGTTCGCGCTGTTCGCGCCGCAGCCGATCGCGAACGTGGCGGCGGTGCTCATCGTGCTCACCCAGTGCTGGCTGCTGCTCAGCGGCAACTTCGCGTGGCTGAACCTGATCACGATCGCGCTGGCCTTCGCCGCGATGGACGACCGGCTGCTGCGCTTCCCCGTCCCGGAGACGCGGGATTCACCGCTGTGGCACCAGATCCTGGTCCTGGTGGTGGCGGCGGGAATGCTGGCGCTCGCCCACGACCCGGTGCGCAACATGATCGGCCGGAACCAGGTGATGAACCGCAGCTTCAACGCCCTGCACCTCGGCAACACCTACGGCGCGTTCGGCACGGTCACCCGCACCCGCTACGAAGTGGTCATCGAAGGAACGTCCGACCACAGCGGCGAATCCGGCTGGCGCGAGTACGAATTCCCCGGCAAACCAGGAGATCCGAACCGCAGACCACCGCAGGTAGCGCCGTACCACCACCGGCTCGGCTGGCTGCTGTGGTTCGTCGCCATCTCCCCGAACTACGGCCGATCCTGGCTCCCCACCCTCCTGCGAGGGTTGCTGCACGGCGACCACCAGATCCGCCGACTGCTACGCCACGCCCCCTTCCCCGCCGAACCACCGGCGCTCGTCCGGGTTCGGCTGTACCGCTACCACTTCGCGAACCGGCAGGAACACCTGCGCGGAGCGTGGTGGGTACGTGAGTCAGCGGGCGAACTGATCCCGGCGATGTCCACAGCGGATCTTCCCGGCTGA
- a CDS encoding putative bifunctional diguanylate cyclase/phosphodiesterase: MTDGERPERADFVRRWTREIIRTSYVPMARADIESFLRGHLDAILDALDDVDRAADAAAELGERLVRIHFTSPAALDRTLWMLGAELPKLRAAETDPATSVVVLGSVAAGYAGQLREQTLDEQEVIKRAVLQARDAAEEALRASEASFRAVFTSSALGIAIVTLDGTIEEVNAPMEGIFEPVCQDLVGRSVFDLADADWVDDLVEHVEALSVGEVDRFQSETRLSGEDGAHIWTQVSASLVRDSQERPDYQVLLYEDITDRHMLQEQFRRQATHDPLTGLANRTLLKTTMDEALEPAYPGRRVGLCYFDLDGFKAINDSLGHPVGDELLRAMAQRLNALATMESGLAARMGGDEFVVLIPDSQGAARLVEIVEHMLGEVTRPVSVRGHQLTASASVGVVETAVADTGPDELLQDADITLYRAKSEGRAQWALYDPTHNAEAKERFRLSSAMPSALRDHELYVEYEPVLWLDTAALVGVQAHLRWDHPEFGELDAEDFLGLAEETGLITRLGTWMLEQVCAHAVHWQERFGDRGPVAAVGLSARQLRDPELVADMRRILGSAGLPASKLIVGVPETALFDQRGDPIDALEIFAEMGLTLAVHDFGHAHREVARLRGLPLRAVRLTGDYLNSFAEPGGPDPLDEHLVSSLVRSAELLGLSVVGNGVRTIEQANRLRKLGVEGVIGPCAGGLASAMEIEAMIADGDLG, from the coding sequence ATGACCGACGGCGAGCGACCCGAGCGCGCGGACTTCGTCCGCCGCTGGACCCGCGAGATCATCCGCACCAGCTACGTCCCGATGGCCCGCGCCGACATCGAGTCCTTCCTGCGCGGCCACCTCGACGCGATCCTCGACGCGCTGGACGACGTCGACCGGGCCGCCGACGCCGCCGCCGAACTCGGCGAGCGCCTGGTGCGCATCCACTTCACCAGCCCCGCCGCCCTCGACCGGACGTTGTGGATGCTCGGGGCGGAACTGCCGAAGCTGCGGGCGGCCGAGACCGATCCCGCCACCTCGGTCGTCGTGCTCGGCTCGGTGGCCGCCGGCTACGCCGGGCAGCTGCGCGAGCAGACCCTCGACGAGCAGGAGGTCATCAAGCGCGCCGTGCTGCAGGCCAGGGACGCCGCCGAGGAGGCGCTGCGCGCGAGCGAGGCGTCGTTCCGCGCGGTGTTCACCTCGTCCGCGCTGGGCATCGCCATCGTCACGCTCGACGGCACCATCGAAGAGGTCAACGCCCCGATGGAGGGCATCTTCGAGCCGGTGTGCCAGGACCTCGTGGGGCGCAGCGTCTTCGACCTCGCCGACGCGGACTGGGTCGACGACCTGGTGGAGCACGTCGAGGCGCTGTCGGTCGGCGAGGTCGACCGGTTCCAGTCCGAGACGCGGCTCAGCGGTGAGGACGGCGCGCACATCTGGACGCAGGTCTCGGCGTCCCTGGTGCGCGACTCGCAGGAGCGGCCCGACTACCAGGTGCTGCTCTACGAGGACATCACCGACCGGCACATGCTCCAGGAGCAGTTCCGCAGGCAGGCCACCCACGACCCGCTGACGGGCCTGGCGAACCGGACGCTGCTCAAGACGACCATGGACGAGGCGCTGGAACCGGCGTACCCGGGTCGCCGGGTCGGGTTGTGCTACTTCGACCTCGACGGGTTCAAGGCCATCAACGACAGCCTCGGTCACCCCGTCGGCGACGAGCTGCTGCGGGCGATGGCGCAGCGGCTCAACGCGCTGGCCACGATGGAGTCCGGGCTGGCGGCGCGGATGGGCGGCGACGAGTTCGTGGTGCTCATCCCCGACTCGCAGGGCGCGGCCCGGCTCGTCGAGATCGTCGAGCACATGCTCGGCGAGGTCACCCGCCCCGTGTCGGTGCGGGGCCACCAGCTCACGGCGTCGGCCAGCGTCGGCGTCGTGGAGACCGCGGTCGCCGACACCGGGCCCGACGAGCTGCTGCAGGACGCCGACATCACGCTGTACCGGGCGAAGAGCGAGGGCCGGGCGCAGTGGGCGCTCTACGACCCGACGCACAACGCGGAGGCGAAGGAGCGGTTCCGGCTGTCCTCGGCGATGCCGAGCGCGCTGCGCGACCACGAGCTGTACGTGGAGTACGAGCCGGTCCTGTGGCTGGACACCGCCGCCCTCGTGGGGGTGCAGGCGCACCTGCGCTGGGACCACCCGGAGTTCGGCGAGCTGGACGCGGAGGACTTCCTCGGGCTCGCGGAGGAGACGGGCCTGATCACCCGGCTCGGGACGTGGATGCTGGAGCAGGTGTGCGCGCACGCGGTGCACTGGCAGGAGCGGTTCGGCGACCGCGGCCCGGTCGCGGCGGTCGGGCTCTCGGCGCGGCAGCTGCGCGACCCGGAGCTGGTCGCCGACATGCGCCGCATCCTCGGTTCGGCGGGGCTGCCCGCCAGCAAGCTGATCGTCGGAGTGCCGGAGACGGCGCTGTTCGACCAGCGCGGCGATCCGATCGACGCGCTGGAGATCTTCGCCGAGATGGGCCTGACGCTGGCGGTGCACGACTTCGGCCACGCCCACCGGGAGGTGGCCCGGCTGCGCGGCCTGCCGCTGCGCGCGGTGCGGCTGACCGGTGACTACCTCAACAGCTTCGCCGAACCGGGCGGCCCGGATCCGCTGGACGAGCACCTCGTGTCCAGCCTGGTCCGTTCCGCGGAGCTGCTGGGGCTGTCGGTCGTCGGCAACGGCGTGCGCACCATCGAGCAGGCCAACCGGCTGCGGAAGCTCGGCGTGGAGGGCGTGATCGGTCCGTGCGCGGGCGGTCTGGCCTCGGCGATGGAGATCGAGGCGATGATCGCCGACGGCGACCTCGGCTGA
- a CDS encoding AAA family ATPase yields the protein MEEDLGREIIRRIEELDEPSEEEVRKIVDGLTADHEPQPQPPFDGHIESIRVQGIRSFGEEQELELSRGLTIVYAENGTGKTSFVDAVELLTAGVTTRAKQVPDLKNEVKDEDHIPHSTVDGKQLCDPRVSVSWVDGGRSLEASWAGEWGVGAVNVPSIQLLARRRLREIINSKGVDRAVIIGDAVGLASTDEKWANAQKFVSNAAGQLTSSGISPVASSVKEAAAEFLEKNGSQAGREVDEIAKMIELEALAKVDALRRGLGDQALPDVWNRRFDPPPSVPDVTDLNDLAKRLGEHDANAPGVVVDDGLLQLLESFLAVAEEGETCPACAVGTVTTTRIGEVQRQLAATASERERLRRHERLRNDLRDELNRISGRDLAWHLPVWDEQALHLFTGGAGFDTAYRELRQSAGAWAEHRTRLRASIELAKEQLSQEFLHDVTRVLSELIVVRPAAQERANELEAQRSEAVHALRGDELRAAEQAVRDARRVAEVIVEDGKVQACAAALNVAAGHLKTRRAEVLEAKLVDLAEPINSWIRKLAPERTPPIRLKVTQGSGAPRLNVLIEGGNVKAIGRLSDSQLDMLGLASHLATIEREHVGAPLILDDPTDMLDIGTVEKLAKEGINSLMEPDSGYGRQVVVLTHDDQLIKLLWENHGQRFPCTVQWFIELDQSGGLASQSRFKPRSAHEYADRLRRLLGKNAESSNLFWLRSAAGNLARQTLEAVVSDLFEVMGPNGLRYMTSLARVEESRKKGSLFKCSDLLEEQFEKVREMHGDCGESRHENAGKFMEEVEKAISTRGQYLLNEASHANHVYPRVAKIREYQKLLSGIAGRFGHADDDKKTRARSAVPDDWPRTSQWSSALRPCEQNCHPDSFFPHYRP from the coding sequence GTGGAAGAAGACCTGGGGCGCGAGATCATCCGGCGGATCGAGGAGCTCGACGAGCCTTCCGAGGAGGAGGTGAGGAAGATTGTCGACGGGCTCACTGCCGACCACGAACCACAGCCGCAACCGCCGTTCGACGGGCACATCGAATCCATCCGAGTGCAGGGAATCCGCTCCTTCGGCGAGGAACAGGAACTGGAACTCTCCCGCGGCCTCACGATCGTTTACGCCGAGAACGGAACCGGGAAGACCAGCTTCGTCGATGCGGTCGAGCTGCTCACCGCAGGAGTGACCACTCGTGCCAAGCAGGTGCCCGACCTGAAGAACGAGGTCAAAGACGAGGACCACATTCCGCATTCCACGGTGGACGGGAAACAGCTCTGCGATCCGCGAGTGTCGGTGAGCTGGGTGGACGGGGGCCGCAGTCTGGAGGCGAGCTGGGCAGGTGAATGGGGTGTTGGGGCAGTGAATGTCCCTTCGATCCAGCTCCTCGCTCGGCGTCGACTCCGGGAGATCATTAATTCGAAGGGTGTTGATCGGGCGGTCATAATCGGGGACGCGGTCGGATTAGCTTCCACGGACGAGAAGTGGGCCAACGCCCAGAAGTTCGTGAGTAATGCGGCTGGCCAGCTGACGTCGTCCGGGATTTCTCCTGTTGCTAGTTCCGTCAAAGAGGCAGCGGCGGAATTTCTGGAGAAGAATGGATCTCAAGCAGGGCGCGAAGTCGACGAGATCGCTAAAATGATCGAATTGGAAGCGCTGGCCAAAGTGGACGCTCTCCGTCGTGGTCTCGGCGATCAAGCTCTCCCTGATGTCTGGAACCGCAGGTTTGACCCGCCTCCATCGGTCCCCGATGTCACTGATTTGAACGATCTCGCGAAGCGCCTTGGTGAACACGACGCGAATGCTCCGGGGGTCGTGGTCGACGACGGCCTCCTGCAACTGCTTGAGTCATTCCTGGCCGTTGCGGAAGAGGGCGAGACGTGTCCCGCATGTGCGGTCGGCACGGTGACCACGACACGGATCGGCGAGGTGCAACGGCAACTGGCCGCCACCGCGTCCGAACGTGAGCGCCTACGCCGGCACGAACGGCTCCGCAACGACCTCCGAGATGAGCTGAACAGGATCTCAGGACGGGATCTGGCCTGGCACCTGCCGGTGTGGGACGAGCAGGCTTTGCATCTCTTTACCGGTGGTGCTGGGTTCGATACTGCTTATCGAGAGCTGCGGCAGTCCGCAGGTGCGTGGGCCGAGCATCGGACGAGGCTGCGCGCGTCGATCGAACTGGCTAAGGAGCAGCTCTCCCAGGAGTTCCTGCACGACGTCACCCGGGTCTTGAGTGAACTGATCGTTGTTCGCCCTGCTGCCCAAGAACGGGCGAACGAGCTGGAAGCGCAGAGATCGGAAGCGGTGCACGCACTTCGGGGGGACGAATTGCGGGCTGCTGAGCAAGCGGTGAGGGACGCTCGGCGCGTGGCCGAAGTGATCGTCGAAGACGGCAAGGTCCAGGCTTGTGCAGCCGCCCTCAACGTTGCGGCCGGTCATCTCAAAACGCGGCGCGCTGAGGTGCTGGAGGCAAAGCTCGTCGACTTGGCGGAACCGATCAACTCGTGGATTCGTAAACTGGCCCCGGAGCGGACTCCGCCGATCAGGTTGAAGGTCACACAGGGGAGCGGAGCTCCGCGGTTAAACGTGTTGATCGAAGGCGGCAACGTGAAGGCGATCGGCCGGTTGTCCGATTCACAACTCGACATGCTCGGACTCGCCAGTCACCTCGCGACAATCGAGCGGGAGCACGTCGGCGCACCGTTGATCCTCGACGATCCGACGGACATGCTCGATATCGGGACTGTGGAGAAGCTCGCCAAGGAAGGCATTAACAGCCTGATGGAGCCGGATTCGGGGTACGGGCGGCAAGTGGTCGTGCTTACTCACGACGATCAACTGATCAAGTTGTTGTGGGAGAATCATGGTCAGCGATTTCCCTGTACTGTGCAATGGTTTATTGAATTGGATCAGAGCGGCGGCTTAGCTTCTCAGTCCCGGTTTAAACCCCGATCCGCACATGAATACGCGGATCGGCTCCGTAGGCTTCTAGGGAAAAATGCTGAATCGAGCAATCTATTTTGGTTGCGTAGTGCGGCAGGAAATTTGGCTCGACAGACCCTGGAGGCTGTGGTCAGCGACCTTTTCGAGGTTATGGGGCCGAATGGGTTGCGGTACATGACATCCCTGGCTCGCGTCGAGGAAAGCCGCAAAAAAGGTTCACTATTCAAATGCTCTGATCTTCTGGAGGAGCAGTTTGAAAAGGTTCGTGAGATGCATGGTGACTGTGGTGAATCTCGCCATGAAAATGCCGGGAAGTTCATGGAAGAGGTCGAAAAGGCGATTTCTACCCGCGGGCAGTATTTACTGAACGAGGCAAGTCATGCCAATCACGTCTATCCGCGGGTGGCGAAGATCCGCGAATATCAGAAGTTGTTGAGTGGCATTGCGGGCCGATTCGGGCATGCTGACGATGACAAGAAGACCAGGGCTCGAAGCGCTGTTCCTGACGACTGGCCGAGGACCTCGCAATGGAGTAGTGCGCTCCGGCCATGCGAACAAAACTGCCACCCAGATTCGTTCTTTCCGCATTACCGACCCTGA